A single region of the Salvia miltiorrhiza cultivar Shanhuang (shh) chromosome 8, IMPLAD_Smil_shh, whole genome shotgun sequence genome encodes:
- the LOC131001804 gene encoding uncharacterized protein LOC131001804 yields the protein MMFKQSPRRNQRNKGIKVKHVLQISLLLGVGIWLLYQVQQSRSKKPSLDSTGVSGKIEDGSDSIKLGRKDLHPREEEQAHFDDENKPDDRWQSDNEAGDSRSDGLDNRLKGGEENENENEKENGENEDVSSNEEKNEGDIKEVTSEDKLEENVSLENNSEGNDNDTTEENKTEETTGQNESTEDTTGPNESTENKSEETTGQNESTENKSEETTGQNESEETTGQNESTENTSEETTGQNESEETTGQNESTENKSEETTGQNESEETTGQNESTENKSEETTGQNESTENKSEETTGQNESTENKGEETTGQNESTENKGEETTGQNESTENKGEETTGQNESTENKSEETTGQNESTENKSEETTGQNESTENKSEETTGQNESTENKSEETTGQNESTENKTEETTGQKESSENKTEETSGKNESTENKNEETTGKNEGTENKSEETTGQNESTKNKTEETTGQNESTENKTEETTGQNESTENKGEETTGQNERTENKSEETAGKSESTESKSEEPKGQNESTESKSEETKGQNESTENKSEETAGKNDSTESKSEETKGQNESAENKSEEATGQNESTENKSEETSGDNERKEMTSEETTGDNGSKESKSEETKAEGETEAKEDKGANSEESNTTSYNDSNGNDAGENKSENSSNSDPTSILPQEEKEARTDLDTLPQGGEANNHEATAK from the coding sequence ATGATGTTCAAGCAATCGCCTCGCAGAAACCAGAGAAATAAAGGGATCAAAGTGAAGCATGTTTTGCAGATAAGTCTGCTGCTTGGAGTTGGCATCTGGCTGCTTTACCAGGTGCAGCAATCTCGCAGCAAGAAGCCGTCTCTAGACAGCACCGGTGTTTCAGGAAAGATAGAAGATGGAAGTGATAGCATCAAGCTAGGGAGGAAGGATCTCCACCCAAGAGAGGAAGAACAAGCACATTTTGATGACGAAAACAAGCCCGATGACCGCTGGCAGAGTGACAACGAAGCAGGAGATAGTCGGAGTGATGGCCTAGACAATCGACTCAAGGGAGGTGAAgagaatgagaatgagaatgagaaAGAAAATGGGGAGAATGAAGATGTGAGTAGTAATGAGGAGAAAAATGAAGGGGATATCAAAGAGGTTACAAGTGAAGACAAATTGGAGGAGAATGTGAGTTTGGAGAACAATAGTGAAGGTAATGACAACGACACCACGGAGGAGAACAAAACTGAAGAAACTACAGGACAGAACGAGAGCACTGAGGATACAACGGGGCCGAATGAGAGCACTGAGAATAAGAGTGAAGAAACTACGGGACAGAATGAGAGCACCGAGAATAAGAGTGAAGAAACTACGGGACAGAATGAGAGTGAAGAGACTACGGGACAGAATGAGAGCACCGAGAATACGAGTGAAGAAACCACGGGACAGAATGAGAGTGAAGAGACCACGGGACAGAATGAGAGCACCGAGAATAAGAGTGAAGAAACTACGGGACAGAATGAGAGTGAAGAGACCACGGGACAGAATGAGAGCACCGAGAATAAGAGTGAAGAAACCACGGGACAGAATGAGAGCACCGAGAATAAGAGTGAGGAAACCACGGGACAGAATGAGAGCACGGAGAATAAGGGTGAAGAAACAACGGGGCAGAATGAGAGCACCGAGAATAAGGGTGAGGAAACAACGGGGCAGAATGAGAGCACCGAGAATAAGGGTGAGGAAACAACGGGGCAGAATGAGAGCACCGAGAATAAGAGTGAGGAAACGACGGGGCAGAATGAGAGCACTGAGAATAAGAGTGAGGAAACGACGGGGCAGAATGAGAGCACTGAGAATAAGAGTGAGGAAACGACGGGGCAGAATGAGAGCACTGAGAATAAGAGTGAGGAAACGACGGGGCAGAATGAGAGCACTGAGAATAAGACTGAGGAAACGACAGGGCAAAAGGAAAGCTCCGAGAATAAGACTGAGGAAACTTCAGGGAAAAATGAGAGCACCGAGAATAAGAATGAGGAAACTACAGGGAAAAATGAGGGCACCGAGAATAAGAGTGAGGAAACAACGGGGCAGAATGAGAGCACGAAGAACAAGACTGAGGAAACGACAGGGCAGAATGAGAGCACGGAGAACAAGACTGAGGAAACGACAGGGCAGAATGAGAGCACCGAGAATAAGGGTGAGGAAACAACGGGGCAGAATGAAAGAACCGAGAATAAGAGTGAGGAAACAGCAGGGAAGAGTGAGAGCACAGAGAGTAAGAGTGAAGAACCGAAAGGGCAGAATGAGAGCACCGAGAGTAAGAGTGAAGAAACGAAAGGGCAGAATGAGAGCACTGAGAATAAGAGTGAGGAAACAGCGGGGAAGAATGACAGCACCGAGAGTAAGAGTGAAGAAACGAAAGGGCAGAATGAGAGCGCCGAGAATAAGAGTGAAGAAGCGACAGGGCAGAATGAGAGCACCGAAAATAAAAGTGAGGAAACAAGTGGTGATAATGAGCGGAAAGAGATGACAAGTGAAGAAACAACTGGAGATAATGGAAGCAAAGAGAGCAAGAGTGAAGAAACAAAGGCAGAGGGCGAGACAGAAGCAAAGGAAGACAAAGGTGCCAATTCTGAAGAGAGTAATACAACTTCGTACAACGACAGCAACGGAAATGATGCAGGCGAAAACAAATCGGAGAACTCATCCAATTCCGATCCAACATCTATACTTCCTCAAGAAGAGAAAGAGGCTCGTACGGACCTCGACACCCTTCCACAAGGGGGTGAAGCCAACAACCACGAAGCCACTGCCAAGTGA
- the LOC131001803 gene encoding cytochrome c oxidase subunit 6a, mitochondrial isoform X1 translates to MATAIVRSTLRSALRGGASTPRVSPASRRSFSASSGHDEAAEASKWEKITYLGIVACSTLAIFNLSKGHPHYDEPPAYPYLHIRNKEFPWGEFPLLHMIHFHDICFVNACLSYLVLVCVDFCMCMDI, encoded by the exons ATGGCGACGGCGATTGTGAGATCTACCCTCCGGTCCGCCCTACGCGGTGGCGCCTCCACCCCTCGCGTCTCACCGGCGTCCAGACGCTCTTTCTCCGCTTCATCCGGTCACGACGAAGCTG CTGAGGCTTCCAAGTGGGAGAAGATTACATATTTGGGAATAGTGGCATGCTCTACTCTCGCTATCTTTAACCTCTCCAAGGGCCATCCGCACTACGACGAGCCTCCT GCATATCCATATTTGCATATCCGCAACAAGGAGTTTCCTTGGGGTGAGTTCCCCCTTCTtcatatgattcattttcatGATATTTGTTTTGTAAATGCTTGTTTATCTTATTTGGTTTTGGTGTGTGTTGACTTTTGTATGTGTATGGATATTTAA
- the LOC131001803 gene encoding cytochrome c oxidase subunit 6a, mitochondrial isoform X2, with protein MATAIVRSTLRSALRGGASTPRVSPASRRSFSASSGHDEAAEASKWEKITYLGIVACSTLAIFNLSKGHPHYDEPPAYPYLHIRNKEFPWGPDGLFEVKHH; from the exons ATGGCGACGGCGATTGTGAGATCTACCCTCCGGTCCGCCCTACGCGGTGGCGCCTCCACCCCTCGCGTCTCACCGGCGTCCAGACGCTCTTTCTCCGCTTCATCCGGTCACGACGAAGCTG CTGAGGCTTCCAAGTGGGAGAAGATTACATATTTGGGAATAGTGGCATGCTCTACTCTCGCTATCTTTAACCTCTCCAAGGGCCATCCGCACTACGACGAGCCTCCT GCATATCCATATTTGCATATCCGCAACAAGGAGTTTCCTTGGG GTCCAGATGGCCTATTTGAGGTAAAGCATCATTGA